In Paraburkholderia youngii, the genomic stretch CTGCGAATTCGAGGGCGGCAAGCTCGCGATGTTCTACGCGTCGCGCACGCAGGCGCACGGCAACGATACGCATAGCGAAGTGATCGGCACCGCGGGCGCATTGACGATCGGCCGCAATCCGCGCGCGAACCGCGTCGAGATTTATGACGCGACCGGCATCCGCAACGAATGCACGCCCAACTTTTTCGACCGCTTCGAGGACGCGTTTCTGCACGAGGCACGCGCGTTCGTCGCATCGGTGCAAAAAGGGCCGGGGAACGGTGATGCGGCACGGAGTGGCGCGACGCTCGCCGATGCGCTCGAAGCGACGCGTATCGGCGTCGCGCTGCGCGAGTCGCTGCAAAGCGGCGGGGCGGTGACGCTGTAGCGGTGTGCTGCCCGGCGCCGCCGCGCCGCCTGCTGTAGAATTTGACCCTCTGTCCGGCGTCGTCAGCGACGCCTCGTCCCGAAGGTCATCGTCGATGCAAATTCAGATTCACAAGGAAGTCGATGCGCGCGGGCTCATGTGCCCGCTGCCCATCCTGCGCGCCAAAAAAGCGCTCGCCGACATGGAAAGCGGCCAGATTCTCAAGGTGCTCGCCACCGATCCGGGCTCGCAGCGCGATTTCGCCGCGTTCGCGAAGCAGACCGGCAACGAGATCGTCGAAAGCTCGGCGCACGACAAGGTATTTACGTTTCTGATGCGGCGCCGCTGAGCAGCATCCGGTAAAACTGTCCGTCCGATGTAAAAAAGAAAAAAAGGCGCTGTCCCCATTATTCGGGGTACAGCGCCTTCTTCGTTTCAGCCTGACCTTGGCGTCAGCCTTCGAGCACCGGCGAGCGGGTACGCAGATACTCTTCGAAATCCGAGGCCACTTCCGGGTGACGCAGCGCGAACTC encodes the following:
- a CDS encoding sulfurtransferase TusA family protein, with amino-acid sequence MQIHKEVDARGLMCPLPILRAKKALADMESGQILKVLATDPGSQRDFAAFAKQTGNEIVESSAHDKVFTFLMRRR